In the Hordeum vulgare subsp. vulgare chromosome 7H, MorexV3_pseudomolecules_assembly, whole genome shotgun sequence genome, one interval contains:
- the LOC123407027 gene encoding histone H3.2-like, producing MARTKQTARKSTGGKAPRKQLATKAARKSAPATGGVKKPHRFRPGTVALREIRKYQKSTELLIRKLPFQRLVREIAQDFKTDLRFQSSAVSALQEAAEAYLVGMFEDTNLCAIHAKRVTIMPKDIQLARRIRGERA from the coding sequence ATGGCCCGCACCAAGCAGACGGCGCGCAAGTCCACCGGCGGCAAGGCGCCGAGGAAGCAGCTGGCGACCAAGGCTGCGCGCAAGTCCGCCCCGGCCACCGGCGGCGTCAAGAAGCCCCACCGCTTCCGCCCCGGAACCGTCGCCCTCCGGGAGATCCGCAAGTACCAGAAGAGCACGGAGCTGCTCATCCGCAAGCTCCCCTTCCAGCGCCTCGTGCGGGAGATCGCCCAGGACTTCAAGACCGACCTCCGCTTCCAGTCCTCCGCCGTCTCCGCGCTCCAGGAGGCCGCCGAGGCCTACCTCGTCGGGATGTTCGAGGACACCAACCTCTGCGCCATCCACGCCAAGCGCGTCACCATCATGCCCAAGGACATCCAGCTCGCCCGCCGCATCCGTGGCGAGCGCGCCTAG
- the LOC123410929 gene encoding GDSL esterase/lipase At4g01130: MQSNLHPRHRCISMASLLRHANLYGHQRQRRRGLDRTWFYSPEMRMASAWQLLLPVALCCFGGAAGEGWRCRFPAVFNFGDSNSDTGGFWAAFPAQPPPFGVTYFGRPAGRASDGRLVIDFIAQAMGLPLLSPYLRSVGSDFRHGANFATLASTALLPNTSLFVTGVSPFSLAIQLRQMKELSNRTIASRGTSDQLPPPDVFGDSLYTIDIGQNDFTSNLGSQGIESVKQTLPSIVSQISGAVQDLYSIGARNFMVFNMAPIGCYPAFLVELPHGSDDLDEYGCMTSYNSAVVYYNELLNSTLAEDRNMLQDASIVLVDKYSAMLELFQHPEDHGLEYGTKACCGYGGGAYNFNPDLYCGTSKIVKGNVASATACGDPQNYVSWDGIHATEAANNIIASAVMSGSYSYPPSDLSKLCQP; the protein is encoded by the exons ATGCAATCAAATCTCCATCCTCGGCACCGCTGTATAAGCATGGCAAGCTTGCTTCGCCACGCCAACTTGTACGGACACCAACGACAGCGCCGCCGTGGGCTCGATCGCACGTGGTTTTACTCCCCCGAGATGAGGATGGCGTCGGCATGGCAGCTGCTCCTGCCGGTGGCGCTGTGCTGCTTCGGCGGCGCAGCCGGCGAGGGGTGGCGGTGCAGGTTCCCGGCGGTGTTCAACTTCGGCGACTCCAACTCCGACACGGGCGGCTTCTGGGCGGCCTTCCCGGCGCAGCCGCCCCCGTTCGGCGTCACCTACTTCGGCCGCCCCGCCGGCCGCGCCTCCGACGGCCGCCTCGTCATCGACTTCATAG CTCAGGCCATGGGGCTGCCGCTGCTGAGCCCCTACCTGCGGTCCGTCGGCTCCGACTTCCGGCACGGCGCCAACTTCGCCACGCTCGCCTCCACGGCGCTGCTGCCCAACACGTCGCTCTTCGTCACCGGGGTCAGCCCCTTCTCCCTCGCCATCCAGCTCCGGCAGATGAAGGAGCTCAGCAACAGAACCATCGCCTCCCGCGGCACCAGTG ACCAGCTTCCCCCGCCCGACGTTTTCGGCGACTCCCTGTACACGATCGACATCGGCCAGAACGATTTCACCTCCAACCTAGGGTCGCAGGGCATCGAGAGTGTCAAGCAAACGCTTCCTTCAATCGTCAGCCAGATCTCAGGGGCAGTACAG GACTTGTACAGCATCGGGGCTCGCAACTTCATGGTGTTCAACATGGCGCCCATCGGCTGCTACCCGGCCTTCCTCGTGGAGCTTCCTCACGGCAGCGACGACCTGGACGAGTACGGCTGCATGACGAGTTACAATAGCGCGGTTGTCTACTACAATGAACTGCTCAACAGCACCTTGGCCGAGGATAGGAACATGCTGCAGGATGCGTCCATCGTGTTGGTCGACAAATACTCCGCCATGCTCGAGCTGTTCCAGCATCCAGAAGATCATG GGCTCGAGTATGGGACCAAGGCGTGCTGCGGATACGGCGGCGGGGCTTACAATTTTAACCCGGATCTGTACTGTGGCACCAGCAAGATTGTGAAGGGCAACGTTGCTAGTGCGACGGCCTGCGGAGATCCCCAGAACTACGTGAGCTGGGACGGAATCCATGCCACTGAAGCTGCAAATAATATCATAGCATCTGCGGTGATGAGTGGCTCCTACTCGTATCCACCTTCAGACCTTTCCAAACTTTGCCAGCCATGA
- the LOC123410930 gene encoding proline-rich receptor-like protein kinase PERK10 has translation MDYEFRSRSGSGPGSYGGAGGGGGGSSLYPRVGQPAHGAAGPPPQRPAPYLHATASPSPPAAPAPAPSSSSTSMGIQVVIKPEYRITPPPQLAPQMVEVPRSTFNFDFEYERKILAEAEKENPNWGKFVIERQTPPPPQQQQQQQQQPPRGPRHSTSTTSMATPGDPLVEKYMSMGLGREAVSFAVLNYGDNPTKVKEFVKAYNALHEMGFTSRNVPELLAMHDNDPDKVIQHLLSIT, from the exons ATGGACTACGAATTCCGCAGCCGGTCGGGCTCCGGCCCCGGCTCCTACGGCGGAgccggcgggggcgggggcggctcGTCCCTCTACCCGCGCGTCGGCCAGCCCGCCCACGGCGCCGCCGGCCCACCGCCGCAGCGGCCCGCGCCGTACCTCCACGCCACGGCATCCCCCTCGCCCCCCGCCGCCCCGGCCCCCGCTCCGTCCTCCTCCTCCACATCGA TGGGCATACAAGTTGTTATAAAGCCAGAATATCGGATAACCCCTCCT CCTCAGTTGGCACCACAGATGGTAGAAGTTCCCCGCAGCACCTTTAACTTTGATTTTGAGTATGAAAGGAAGATTCTTGCGGAGGCAGAGAAGGAAAACCCCAACTGGGGGAAGTTTGTAATCGAAAGgcagacaccaccaccaccacagcagcagcagcaacaacaacaacagccgccAAGAGGGCCAAGACACTCAACTTCCACTACTTCTATG GCTACACCAGGGGATCCACTTGTGGAGAAGTATATGTCGATGGGGCTTGGACGCGAAGCTGTTTCATTCGCTGTGCTAAATTATGGAGATAACCCAACAAAG gtgaaggagtttgtgaaagcctacAACGCCCTCCATGAGATGGGCTTCACCTCACGGAACGTCCCCGAGCTGCTGGCGATGCACGACAACGATCCCGACAAAGTTATCCAGCACCTGCTCAGCATAACATAA